From Pedobacter aquae:
ACCTAGGAAAAGCTAATACTAGCAATACCCCGCGTAAAATAGACCGGATAGCAATGGTATTGGCGCAGTTTACGGAGCCAATAAGAATGGATAGCCGGACTAGCGTATGATATAAAAAACTGCTATTGCTCTTCAAAATAAAATCTGACAACATGTCATTCTTAGGGTGTGTATTTTGTCTTTAAAATCTATAGCTTTTGAAATTATGGATATAAAATCCTGTCAAAATTCTATTGGCATAGGCATTGATAATGTTGGTTTATTAAAGATTTGTAAATAATAAATTTATATAGTATGTCAAAAATTATTGGTATAGACTTAGGAACAACAAACTCTTGTGTTGCGGTAATGGAGGGTAACGAACCTGTAGTTATAGCAAACAGCGAGGGAAAGCGTACAACGCCATCAATTGTAGCATTTGTTGAAGGTGGTGAGCGTAAAGTTGGTGATCCTGCAAAACGCCAGGCTATTACTAACCCTACTAAGACTATTTATTCTGTAAAGCGTTTTATGGGTAACAGCTTTGATGAAGTTACTAAAGAGGTTGGGCGTGTTCCTTATAAAGTTGTTAAAGGAGATAACAATACGCCGAGAGTGGAGATTGATGATAGAAAATATACGCCTCAGGAAATTTCTGCAATGACGCTTCAGAAAATGAAGAAAACTGCAGAGGATTTTTTAGGAACTGAAGTTACCGAAGCTGTTATTACAGTACCAGCTTATTTTAACGATGCGCAAAGACAAGCAACTAAGGAAGCTGGTGAAATTGCAGGTCTTAAAGTAAGAAGAATTATAAACGAGCCTACTGCTGCGGCTCTAGCTTATGGTTTAGATAAAACCAATAAGGATATGAAAATTGTTGTGTTTGACTGCGGTGGTGGTACACATGACGTTTCTATCTTAGAGTTAGGTGACGGTGTTTTTGAAGTTAAATCTACAGATGGTGATACCCATTTAGGTGGTGATGATTTTGACCAAGTAATTATAGATTGGTTATCTGAGGAGTTTAAAGTTGAGAACGGAATGGATTTAACCAAAGATCCGATGGCTTTACAACGTTTAAAAGAGGCTGCTGAAAAAGCTAAGATTGAGCTTTCTAGTGGTACTTCTACAGAGATAAATTTACCGTATATTACCGCTGATGCTAGTGGACCAAAGCACTTGGTACGTAATTTATCAAGAGCGAAATTCGAATCATTAGCAGGTGATTTGATAAAACGTACGATAGATCCATGTAAATCTGCTTTGAAAAATGCAGGTTTATCAACTTCTGATATTGATGAGATTATCTTAGTTGGTGGTTCTACACGTATCCCGGCTATACAAGAAGCGGTTGAGAAGTTCTTCGGCAAAGCGCCTTCTAAAGGCGTTAACCCTGATGAAGTTGTAGCTATTGGTGCTGCCATTCAAGGTGGTGTTTTAACTGGTGAGGTTAAAGATGTATTGTTATTGGATGTTACTCCGCTTTCTTTAGGTATTGAAACTATGGGTGGCGTAATGACAAAATTAATTGACGCTAATACAACCATTCCTACTAAAAAATCTGAGACTTTCTCTACAGCGTCAGACAATCAGCCATCAGTGGAGATTCATATCTTACAGGGCGAGCGTCCAATGGCAAAAGATAACAGAACTATCGGGCGTTTTCATTTAGATGGTATTCCACCAGCGCCAAGAGGAGTGCCGCAAGTTGAAGTAACTTTTGATATTGATGCTAATGGTATTTTACATGTAGGTGCTAAAGATAAAGCAACTGGTAAAGAGCAAAAAATAAGAATTGAAGCATCTTCTGGTTTATCTGATGATGAAATCAAGAAAATGAAAGAAGAGGCAGAGAGAAATGCTGAATCTGATAAACAAGCAAAAGAAGAAGCGGATAAGATTAATGCTGCTGATGCTTTAGTATTCTCTACAGAGAAACAATTGAAAGAATACGGAGATAAAATTCCTGCTGATAAAAAAGGAGCTATTGAGGATGCTTTAAAAGCACTTAAAGATGCTTACGCAGCTAAGAATTTTGCTGATATTGATGCAGCTTCAGAGAAATTAAATACAGCGTGGGCTGCAGCTTCTGAAGATATGTATAAAGCAGGAGCCGAAGCAGAGGGACAAGCACAAGGTGCACCTCAGGATAATGCTTCAGCTGGTGCTGATGATGTTACTGATGTAGACTTCGAGGAAGTGAAAGACGAAGATAAGAAGTAATAAGTTTACAGATTAAAAGAGAAGCCTGATTGAATTTTTCAATCAGGCTTCTCTTTTTTATGCTATTTGTATAGCTATTTTACCAAAGTTTGCTTGGGTAAACACCAGTTTGTACCAATTTATTTATACTTTCTTGTACAATAGGTTTATCTTCTTTGTAAGTAACGCCAAACCATTTTTCGTCTGTAGGGATTACTTTAAAAGAAGCTTCTTTAGATTTGATTAAATGATCTGCAATTAAAGGAATAAAAAATTCTGCTTTTGGTTTATCTTCATTTGCAGCAACAAATTGTGTGAAAAGTTTTTCTGCAATAGGGAATACAGAAGGAGTAAAGCCCCAGAAGTTCATAGAAACAGGCGTAGAAGCCGGAAGTTCTACTTTTTCATCGTTTTCTTCGTAGTAAATCTTACCATTTTCTGGAAATACTTTTGTACGTTCGTTAATAGCGGCAAGCTCATCACTGTCATTTGTTTGGCAAACACCTCTAGAAACCGCTCCGTTTTCAGATAATGTATTCCCTATTTTATAACCAACCATGCAATATTTATCCTCAGCAGATTCGTTATTTAAGAATTGAACCATTTTTTCAAATGCTTCAAAGCCATAATAATCATCGGCATTAATGACACAGAAGGGCTCATGAATTTGATTTTTAGCTTCTAAAATAGCATGTCCGGTTCCCCAAGGTTTTTCTCTGTATATTTCTTTATCTATACCGTATTTTTTAAATCAAAAGTTTGAAAAACATAGTCTGTTTCTACTTTTCCTTTTAGTTTAGGTTCAAAAATAGCCTTAAAGTTTTCTGCAAACTCTTCACGAATGATGAATGATATTTTTCCAAATCCAGCGTTTATGGCATCGTAAATAGAATAATCAATAATGGTTTCTCCATTAGGACCAAATCCATCAATTTGTTTCATACTGCCATAACGGCTGGCCATCCCCGCGGCTAAGATTAATAAAGTAGGTTTTTTCATATACATAATAGTTCTAACCCATTCGTTTTTGGGTAGCTTAAAAATTGCTCTAAATTAAAGAAATATTTTATGTTAAAGATAAACTTCTTTAAAGCGTTCATGTTAAATTCAATGTTCTGTAGCCTTGCAATTCTCTTGCCTAAAATTGTGAAATTTAGAAAATTACTTTTTTAAAGAACTATTGATTTGTTTATCGCCATCTTTCTTATTTTTCACATAAGTTTTTAACCAATTATCCATTTCCCATAACATATGTAGTACAGATTCTTTGGCTCTATAGCTATGCGCCTCATTAGGTAATAAAACAAACCTACTTGTAGCACCATGACCTTTTAATGCGCTGTAAAATCTTTCGCTTTGTACAGGAAATGTACCCGAGTTATCATCTGCTTCGCCATGGATTAAAAGTATTGGCGTTTTAATTTTATCGGCATAAGAAAAAGGAGACATTTTATAATAAACGTCTGGACTTTCCCAATAAGTTCTTTCCTCTGCTTGGAAACCAAAAGGGGTAAGCGTTCTATTATAAGCGCCACTTCTAGCTATACCGGCGGCAAATAAATTGGTATGGGCAAGTAAATTAGCGGTCATAAATGCTCCGTAAGAATGGCCTCCAACGGCTATCTTTTTAGGGTCGCCAACGCCTAAATCATTTACTTTATTGATGGCTGCTTGAGCATTTTCTTTCAATTGTTCTATAAAAGTATCATTTGGCTGGTCATTACTTTCTCCAACAATAGGCATATCAACATTATCTAAGACGGCAAAACCTTGTGTTACCCAAAAGATAGGGGAAGCCCAAGATATACGCGTAAATTGATAAGGAGAACCTTTAACTTGGCCTGCTGCTGCTGCTGTTTTAAATTCGCGAGGATAAGCCCACATGAGTACAGGCAGTCTTCCTTGTGAAGTTTGATAATCTTTCGGTAGGTATAATACCGCATTAAGATTCAATCCATCTGCTCTTTTATAGCTGATAGGCTTTTTAATCACTCCAAAAAGCTCGGGATTTGGATTTGGGAAGAAGGTAAGTTGTGTTTGGTTTCTTCTATTCAAATCTATGCTGTAATAATTTGTAGGCTCTATGTTAGATTCTCTACTAATTAAGAGTTTGCTTTGGTTAGCAAAATAAATTGGCCTTTCATAGAAAGGGGCTTTAGACCTAAAAAGGGTATCTGTAACTTTAGTTTTAACATTGAATTTTAACAAGAAAGGTCTGTTTCCTTGAGGTGAAGCTCCTTCTGATATAGAAAAAATATTAATGTTGCTAGGGTCTGTAACTCTTTTAAGCGAGTTGTATTCTAGTAATAAAACATTTTTATTGAACTCATTTTTAACTGTAACAAATTGTCCTGGGTCACTATAGGCATCTTCATAATACCTGTCCCAAAGGTTTACACGATAGCTTTGATTACCTGGTTTGATAAAAACACGGCGTTCGGCTCTGGTTTTCCACCATCTTTCTGTAAGGATAGCAATTTGGTCATCTCCCCAAACAATATCATTAAATCTTAAATAGCAAGAAGCTAGTTTTACAGGTTTATCATCGCCTATTAAATTTTGCATGTATACGATATCTCTGATAGAAACCCGTTCCGACGGATCTCCTTGGTCTTGCGCTTCTACCCAAATATAAGTTTGAGGTTTGTCTGCTCTCCATTGAAATTCTCTTGGACCTTTAATAACGGCATCAAAGCCAGAAGGTAATTTATCTGCTAAAGGTACCTGAGCAAGTTTTTTTGTGAGTTTACCATATTTGTCAAAAATTTCAACATCGTAAGGGAATCTGCTGACAGGCACATAATAAGAATAAGGTTTAGTAACTGTCCAAACCATCACCATATTACCATCTGGCGAAAAGCTAAAGTTTCTATAAATTCCGGGTCTGTTAAAGTTTACAGCTTGCCCATTTAAGTAAACCATTTTTATTTGCGCTGTTAGGTGGTCATCAAAAAGCAGCTCGTCGTATTGGTTTTTGAGTAAGTCTTGATAAGTTCTGGCCGGAGATTTTCCACCTAAATTTTCCGTAATGATTGGGCCATCAGGCGTGAAATCTTGTTCTGGAAGTGCTTTGCGGTTGTCAACGATGAATTTAGCTAAGATAGCGGTTCCATCTGGTGCCCATTCCATCAACTTTCCATAGGTATCATTTAAAGGGAAGTTAGTTAATCTTTGTGCTACTCCAGTGCTGGTAGAAGCTACCCAAAGTTGAACTTCGTTATCTAAAAATACAGCAAATGCCAACTGGTTTTCTGTAGGGGAGAAAACTAAGTGACCAACTTGTGCATCTTTGGGAAGGCTAGTAATGGGGAACTCTTTATCAGATTCAATATTTTTTAGCGTAACGGATGAATATTTAGCAATTCCATTACTGCTGCTATTTGTTGCGTTGATACGTAAACCTGCTAGTTTTAATAAAGGTTGAGAGATTTCTTTGATAGAAGGATAGCCTGGCTCTTGTAAAATAGCCATAAATTTACCTTTACCACTAATCACGATATTTCTATTTACCGTGTTTTCTATGATGCTGGTAATTTCTTTAGGCGGTTTTTGGTAACCATTAAGGTCTTGTGCTACTGCTTTAAAAGCAAACAAAGCCGGAATAAGGTATATCCCGGCTATAGTTAAAATTCTTTTGGTTCTCCTGTTCATTACTTGATGTATCTGAAATCCTGATTCTTCTTAATATTTAACAACGAGTGATAGATGAGTTTAATTACATTGTCTACATCTTCTTTGTGAACCATTTCTACGGTAGTATGCATGTATCTTAGCGGTAGAGATATTAAAGCTGATACCACACCGTCATTAGAATAAGCAAAAGCATCTGTATCTGTGCCTGTAGAGCGAGATGAAGCTTGTCTTTGGAAAGGAATTTCGTTTTTAACAGCGCTATCAATTAACAGTTTATTAAGATTGTTATGTACCGCCGGAGCGTAAGAAATAACGGGCCCTTTACCACAAGATAAATCTCCTTGTGTTATTTTACTAATCATAGGTGTGGTGGTATCGTGGGTAACATCGGTAATGATAGCCACATCGGGTTTTAT
This genomic window contains:
- the dnaK gene encoding molecular chaperone DnaK; translation: MSKIIGIDLGTTNSCVAVMEGNEPVVIANSEGKRTTPSIVAFVEGGERKVGDPAKRQAITNPTKTIYSVKRFMGNSFDEVTKEVGRVPYKVVKGDNNTPRVEIDDRKYTPQEISAMTLQKMKKTAEDFLGTEVTEAVITVPAYFNDAQRQATKEAGEIAGLKVRRIINEPTAAALAYGLDKTNKDMKIVVFDCGGGTHDVSILELGDGVFEVKSTDGDTHLGGDDFDQVIIDWLSEEFKVENGMDLTKDPMALQRLKEAAEKAKIELSSGTSTEINLPYITADASGPKHLVRNLSRAKFESLAGDLIKRTIDPCKSALKNAGLSTSDIDEIILVGGSTRIPAIQEAVEKFFGKAPSKGVNPDEVVAIGAAIQGGVLTGEVKDVLLLDVTPLSLGIETMGGVMTKLIDANTTIPTKKSETFSTASDNQPSVEIHILQGERPMAKDNRTIGRFHLDGIPPAPRGVPQVEVTFDIDANGILHVGAKDKATGKEQKIRIEASSGLSDDEIKKMKEEAERNAESDKQAKEEADKINAADALVFSTEKQLKEYGDKIPADKKGAIEDALKALKDAYAAKNFADIDAASEKLNTAWAAASEDMYKAGAEAEGQAQGAPQDNASAGADDVTDVDFEEVKDEDKK
- a CDS encoding S9 family peptidase, whose product is MNRRTKRILTIAGIYLIPALFAFKAVAQDLNGYQKPPKEITSIIENTVNRNIVISGKGKFMAILQEPGYPSIKEISQPLLKLAGLRINATNSSSNGIAKYSSVTLKNIESDKEFPITSLPKDAQVGHLVFSPTENQLAFAVFLDNEVQLWVASTSTGVAQRLTNFPLNDTYGKLMEWAPDGTAILAKFIVDNRKALPEQDFTPDGPIITENLGGKSPARTYQDLLKNQYDELLFDDHLTAQIKMVYLNGQAVNFNRPGIYRNFSFSPDGNMVMVWTVTKPYSYYVPVSRFPYDVEIFDKYGKLTKKLAQVPLADKLPSGFDAVIKGPREFQWRADKPQTYIWVEAQDQGDPSERVSIRDIVYMQNLIGDDKPVKLASCYLRFNDIVWGDDQIAILTERWWKTRAERRVFIKPGNQSYRVNLWDRYYEDAYSDPGQFVTVKNEFNKNVLLLEYNSLKRVTDPSNINIFSISEGASPQGNRPFLLKFNVKTKVTDTLFRSKAPFYERPIYFANQSKLLISRESNIEPTNYYSIDLNRRNQTQLTFFPNPNPELFGVIKKPISYKRADGLNLNAVLYLPKDYQTSQGRLPVLMWAYPREFKTAAAAGQVKGSPYQFTRISWASPIFWVTQGFAVLDNVDMPIVGESNDQPNDTFIEQLKENAQAAINKVNDLGVGDPKKIAVGGHSYGAFMTANLLAHTNLFAAGIARSGAYNRTLTPFGFQAEERTYWESPDVYYKMSPFSYADKIKTPILLIHGEADDNSGTFPVQSERFYSALKGHGATSRFVLLPNEAHSYRAKESVLHMLWEMDNWLKTYVKNKKDGDKQINSSLKK